TGAGTGTGGTCTGCCACAAAGTGAGACGTGTTTGAAAGTGTTGAATAAAATATCAAAATGACATAAGTATATGACTATATGAGTTCTTCAATTTAAGAGGGAGAAAGGAAGCATTTCTATGTAGTGATGTATGTGCTGCTAGCTGGTATATACATGTTACTTGCAATGTTGTTATTATTCACACAAGTAATATCCATGTTTCTATGAATAACATGTATTTTTAAAAAAGTTATATAAACATGGCAAGCCACATTGGCGTAATGAGACATACCACTATGACAAAAAAAAATAACAGTAAGTACTATATCAATCTTCAGCCGTATGTAGTTGTATAATCTTAAATTAGATCAAAGACGAATTAGTGCCATGATTAAGAATATAGACATGCCACTAATTCGTCTTTATGGTATATCGACATGCCTGTTGCTACTACGTTACTTTAGTCTTGGAAGAGACCATTGATGTTACTAAACATATATCTGATCCAGAGCCGGTCCTACACATTTTGAGACCACAAACAAATAATAAATAAAAGACCGAAAATAAAATATTCCTTAGAGAGGGTTTGAACCCAGCCTCCTTGCAATGCTTTGGGACAGCATTACCACTAGACAAGAAGCACATTTTCAAAATGTGTGGCCGATAAATTACATAATAATATAGCGGCCGGAAGCACATGCTTCCCCCGCTTATGTCAAGGGCCGGCACTGATCTGATCTTAGGTAAGCCACAAAACCATATCCTATCAAAGTTATATCAGCTCATCTTGAACTGTTTAATATGCACACTTCTTCAGTACTTGTGACTTACATGCACACTTATTAGGTAAGTTATTTATATCCTTAAGTTTTGTAATCCATTCTTTGTTGTATCTCTATATCGTTGTGAAATGATAGAACACAGCCCAGCAGCGATATAATAATTGGAAGTCATAAATGATCAAACTGAATTGGATATTATGAAATGATGTATAGGGATTAGTATAGTTTTTGGTTTTAAAACGTGAGGCTAGAGTTTCAGAAGAGTGAACCATGTACTTATAAAAGTTGAGCAGAGTCACTAGGTGGATTCTTGCTTGAGAGAAAAAGGATCTAAACAACAAAACATCTGCACATCACTGTACTCTCCTGTCTTGCCTTTTTTCCATTAGTTTTTGCATTTAACTCTTTTGTCTATCTCTCACTTTCTCACATCTTAACCCCTAAACTAACAAACATCAAGAGTCTAACCCAAAATATTTGATCTTTGGCTTAGATACAAACAGACAGAAATACAACGAGACAAACACTTTCAATATAATGAGATGAAAATCATACTAATGAGTTTATTTAATGATGAATATTTTATTGTGTTAGGGTATGAAAATGTCATTCACATTTATACAATGTCAACACACATCAGATCTCAATCACAAAAAGCTCAACAAAACACACAATCCATTTAATCACAATACAGTCATCATCAAGTTCGTCTCTCTACTTTGGTTGTGTGAAGCCTCAGAGGAAACAGAGGAGGCTTAGAAGGTGGTGTACAGACAGGAACATGAATCATCGGTCTTATCCTCATAGTCAGAGATCTCGTCCTCTCTAACCCTTTCTTACCTCTCTTCTCTCTCTCCTCCTTCTTCACCGCGTCCCCGATCGAGCTGGAAGAAGACGAAGTCGAGCTCGAAGAAGACGACGGCGAGAGAGACGATGCCTTCGCGTTGTTCCTCTGTTTCTTTAGCCGCAAAAGCTCTTTCCACAGCACAGTGCACTTTGGTGGACGAGGAGAAGGGTCGTCGTCAAGAAACCAGCTTCCTCTGTTGCTGTTATTAACAGTCTCCTCTTTCACTACTTCACCGTCTTCTTTTTCTTGTTCTTGTTCTTCGGCTTTTGTTTTCAATGTAACGTTTTGAAGCTTCTCTGAATGCTTGACGTGCCGGAAAGGAAGAAACTTTCCTTCGGAGAACAACTCGTCGGCGGTGAGCATTGTTTGAGTATTCGATAGAAACTCAAAGTCTCCGGCTTTCGATGAGCTCTTGTCTTGTTCTTGTTTTCCCGGTAAGAGATTCTTCGGGTTGATGCAGATGTAATTTCCCTCGCTGTCTGATGATGACAAGTCGGCGGAGAAGGAAATGCGAGGTCCTGACGGTGGCGACTCCATCATGAAAAGCATGTTAGCATCCGCCATTGTCGATGTTTCCTCTGATACCATGATGGTACAAACGTAACGGACGTTGAGAGAGAGAGAGAGAGAGAGAGAAGTGAAGAGTTAGAAGGTAATGATGAGAATTTATATACAAAGAGAGAGAGAGAGAGGTAAGACCACATGGACAAACAGAAGAAGCAGACAAGTTACAGAGTTGTAAGAAGAATAATTAAGGACCTACAGAA
The DNA window shown above is from Brassica oleracea var. oleracea cultivar TO1000 chromosome C3, BOL, whole genome shotgun sequence and carries:
- the LOC106335163 gene encoding uncharacterized protein LOC106335163; translated protein: MVSEETSTMADANMLFMMESPPSGPRISFSADLSSSDSEGNYICINPKNLLPGKQEQDKSSSKAGDFEFLSNTQTMLTADELFSEGKFLPFRHVKHSEKLQNVTLKTKAEEQEQEKEDGEVVKEETVNNSNRGSWFLDDDPSPRPPKCTVLWKELLRLKKQRNNAKASSLSPSSSSSSTSSSSSSIGDAVKKEEREKRGKKGLERTRSLTMRIRPMIHVPVCTPPSKPPLFPLRLHTTKVERRT